A window of Nocardia arthritidis genomic DNA:
TCCAATAGGTGAATAGACGCCGTTTTCTTGGGATCAGCGCGCTGAGCCCGCTCGCCGCCATGGCCGTCACCGGAACCATCCCCGCGCGGGCGGCGGGACACTCGTTCGGGTTCGCGGCGGATGGGAGCGCATTCCTGCTGGACGGCAAGCCCTTTCAGATACGCAGCGGCGAAATGCATCCGGCCCGCATTCCGGTGGAGTACTGGCGGCATCGAATTCGGATGGCCAAGGCCATGGGAATGAATACGATCGCGCTCTACATCATGTGGAACTATCTCGAGGAGCAAGAGGGCGTCTTCGACTTCACCACGGACAGAAGGGATTTCGAGGGCTTCATCAAGCTGTGCCAGCAAGAGGACATGTGGGTGCTGCTCCGGCCGGGGCCGTATGTCTGCGGCGAGTGGGATCTGGGCGGCATTCCCTCGTATCTGCTGCGCAATGCGGATATCAAGCTACGGGTGAAATCGGCGGACGATCCGCATTACCTGGCCGCGGTACGCCGCTATTTCGATCAACTCATCCCCCGGGTGCGGCCGCTGATGATCGGCAATGGCGGACCGATCCTGATGATCCAGATCGAGAACGAGTACGGGTCGTACGGGAACGATCCCGGATATCCGGCGGAAATAAGGCAACTCTGGGTGGACGGCGGCATCGACGGGCCGTTCTACACCGAGGACGGCCTCGATCAGGTGCGATCCAACCACAGCAATGTCTCTGGCGGCGCGATCGCGCTGAGCGGCGGGAACGCGTCGGCTATCGCCGAGGCGCGCAAGGCTTTTCCGGCGGTACCCGCGATGGCCGGTGAGGTGTATCCCGGCTGGCTCACCCACTGGGGCGATGCCACCTTCCAGGGCGCCGACAGCGATATCTCGGCCGACCTGAAGGCCTTCATGGAGCAGGGCCTGTCCTTCAATATCTATGTGATCCACGGCGGCACCAGCTTCGGCTTCTTCGCCGGCGCCAACGCCGACAATTCATCCGGCAACTACCAGCCCGACATCACCAGCTACGACTATTGCGCGCCCATCACCGAACAAGGAGTGGCCACCGACCGCTATCGCACCTATCGGAACATCATCGGCAGCCATCTCACCACCCCGCTGCCCGATATCCCCGAACCGATTCCGACGCTCCCGGCCGAAACATTCACCCCGGAGCCGTACGCCTCGGTCTGGGACAACCTGCCCGCCGCCCTCCCCGCCGACCAGACCGACGATCCGCGGCCGTTCGAAATGTACGGCCAGAACTTCGGTTTCGCGCTCTACCGCAAACCGTTGACCGGCTATACCGGCGCGACGCTCGATATCAGGTGGGTGCACGACTACGCGACGGTATTCCTGAACGGCAGATATGCGGGCGGCTTCTCCCGCGCCCGGATCCCCGACGAACTCTCCATCGGCCTGAACGTCACCAACAACAACGAGCCGCTCACGCTGCGCGACCCCGGATCGACCGGCTCCGAACCGGTGCTCGACATTCTGGTAGAAGGCATGGGGCGCACCAACTTCGGGCATGCGATGGTCGACAGGAAGGGCATTCTGGAAACCGTTTCGCTGCGCAACGCCGGGCCGCTCACCGGCTGGCAGGTCTTCCTGCTGCCGATGGACGAGCCCTACATCGCGGGCCTCACGCCGACGGTGTCCGATCCGGGCAGGCCCGGATTGTTCTTCGCGGCCACCGTCACGCTGACCACCGTCGCCGACACCTACCTCGACATGTCGGGCTGGACAAAGGGTTTCGTCTACGTCAACGACCGGAATCTGGGCCGCTACTGGACCATCGGCCCGCAGCGGCGGCTGTTCTGCCCCGGCCCATGGCTGCGCGAGGGCGAGAACCGGATCATCGTCTTCGACCTGCATCAGACCGAGGCGAAGCCGATCACCTTCGCGCCGACCCTGTCCTGAAACCGCTGTCCGATCCGCCGGTCAGCCACACCGTCGCACTCGCGGCCGCATCCACCGGGTCGGTTTTGACGTAAACGATTCCGCCGCGGTCGTTTTCGTCATACCACCAGCCGTTGGGAGCGCTGTCGAGATCGGCCTTGCTGGCCCGCTGGGTCAACGCGCCCGCGTCGGTGCGCACCGCATCCGGGGCGGAGCCGGTGTGCACCGCGAGCTCATAACGCCGTGCGGCCGGTTTCCCCTGATACGAACCGACATTCGCGCCGATCGTCACCTCCACCCCGGAGTCGGGCGTTCGCACGGTGAAGTCCTGGGTGGCCTGCTGTCCCTGCTGATAGGCGCGGGTCACCCCGTCGTCCTCGGTGAGCGTGAAGGCGCCTTCGGCCTGCGGATAGACGTCCAGGTCGAGTACGCCGGTGTCCCGGGTCCGCCACGATCGGGTGCCGTCGGGCCACATCGGCACCACCGCCCCGGCGCGGACGAACAGCGGCAGGGTGTCCAGCGGAGCGGAGTAGCCGTCGACCGTGGTCGGGCCCGTCCAGGTGCGACCCGTCCAGTAGTCGATCCAGGTGCCCTCGGGTAGGTAGATCCCGTCCCGCACCTCGGTATCGCTGTACACCGGCGCGACGAGAAAGTCCTTGCCGCAGAGGAATTCGTAGCGCGCCTGATCACCCCAGGTCGCGGGATCGTCCGGATACGCCAGCGCGAGCGGCCGGATCTGGCCGACGCCGGTCCGGTTCGCCTCGACGGCGTAACTGTAGCTGTATGGCAGCAGCCTTTCCTTGAGCTGCAAATACTTTCGGTTGATCGAGGTGTACGGTTCGCCGTAGCGCCACGGTTGTTTGTCGGCGGGCGCCCAGCCGTCCATCGACATGATGGTCGGCAGGAAGGCCTTCCATTGCAAGTCCCTGGTGTAGGTCTGCGGGCTGCCGCCGAAGATCCCGTCGACATCGCCGGTGTTGTAGGCGATTCCGGACATCGCCGAACCGGCGTAGGTCGGGATCTGCCAGCGGATGTAGTCGTAGGAGCCGGACTGATCACCGCTCCACAACACCGCACACCGTTGCGCCCCGGCCCAACTCACCGGTGTCCAGACGAATCCGCGTGCGTCGCTGTTGTCTTCGATACCGCGATGGGCGGTATCACAGCCGTCGAGGGCGAACTGATAGCCGGGACCGACCCAGGCCACATCCAGTTTGCGCACCCGCACCCCGGCCTTGACCTCCTCGTCCTGATGCGGCAGTCCGTTCTCGGTCCACAGGCCCAGCTGCATGCCGTCGTTGCGCAGACCCTCGCCGACCTGCCGCAAATTCTCGTAGCCGCAACCATATCCGTCGTTGACGAGCATCCAGCCGTTGGGAATCTGGTTCTGCACATAACCGTCCGCGATTTTCACCGCATCCATCGTGTGGCGTTCACCGCGGTTGGCATTGTGCAGGTAGCAGTCGGAATCGCCCATCTCCAATCCGTAGATCGGCGGCAGGAACGGGCGGCCGACCAGCGCGGTGTAGGCGGAGATCACCTGCTCGGGGTGGTCGCCGACGACGTAGATCGCGTCGAAGCGGCGCTCCTTGTGGGTGGTGCGCACCGGATCCGCGAAGGCGTATTCGCCGGGCGCGAAGGTGTTGCGCAGCACGCCATATCCGTTGCTGGACAGGTAGAACGGCTGCGAATTCGGTGCGCCGCCGTCGTTCCAGTTGTCGTCGGCGAAGATCTTGATGGTCTGGTCGCCGTGGCTGAATCGGCCGTTCTGTTCGCCGCCGCCGAAGAACTGCTCCTGCTCGCCGCGACCGAGACTCTGAGTGGCGCTGTCCTGGGTCCAGGAAAGCGGGGCCGTCTCGGCCCAGATCTGCCGGGTGTCGGCGGCGTCGTACAGCGCGAAACGCAGCGGGTGTTTGTAGGCGCGCAAGGTCAACTTGTCGGTCGACAATGCCCAATAGTCGCCCCTGTCAACCCTATTCGGAACCGCGGGCGCGGTCCCGGTCGGCAGCACGATCTTGTCGCCCGCCGGATCGGTGAACTGCCCGTCCGGAGCCAAATGCACCCGTACCGCACGGGAATTCGGAAAACTCACCCGCACGGCGGCCGAACCCGCGGACAACGTCGTCATCGAACCGTCGACGACAACACCGGTGAGATCGGTGAGTTGGCCCGCCGAATCGGCGCCGGCCGTAGGCACGGCAACCAAAGTGCCCGCCATCGCCAACAACAAACCAAGAACCAGACGCGCGACTCTCCACACAGGAACCTCACAGGACTTTCACCCGATCAAGCACGACGCGCCTAGATGTACCACCCGAACACCCACCCCTGCACTGGGGAAATCGACTGGGTGACAGGGGTTCCCGCAAACAATCGATGGGCTCGGCGACCTGCGCCGCCGGAAATTCGAGTACGTCACGCAGGATGAGCACGGCGACCTGACGCGGCGGCAGCACCTGCATATCGGCTCGTTCAGCGGTTCAGCGCGCCCGGGTCGCGGTTTCGGCTCGGGAGCGCAACCCCTCGGCGAATGCGTGCGCGGCCGCCAGGTCCTCGGCGTTCGGCCGGTCCTTGTTGACGCCGCCGACGAGTTTGAACGGCGGCATGGTGTCGAGTGCGCGGCAGGAGAACGTGTCGGCCACCTCGAAGCCCTTCCGCTCGACCAGGCGCACGAATGGACGGAACACCGGCGGGAACCCGCTGGTGCTGAAGACGAACGCCCGGCCGCGCTCGGCCTCGGGAAGCGAACGGACGAACTGGCGCAGCCGCGGATGGAATGCCTGGAAGAAGATGCCGGAACCGAATCCGATGAGGTCGTAGTCGGCGAGTTCGGCGATATCGACCTGCTCGGGTTCGACGACGCGGGCCTGCAGCACCTGCCCCATAACGTCGGCGATCTTCCGTGTGTTGCCGTGCGACACGGAGACGCACACGATCAATGCCTTCATGACGATGCTCCATTCATCGGTTCCGGTGTTGCGTCGGCCTGATCCGTCCGAGAGCTTCCTCCACCCCCGACCGGATCGGCCGCATACCTCCAAGACACCACCCGAGCACGGACCGTGACACCAGTGGAATGTGGTTGCGATCACACCAGTACCGGTTCCCGGTGTTGTCCCGATCCGATAGCCTCGCGACTATCGCCAACCCTGGGGAGTAGCGAATGGTCACCGTCATCGGCGGCGGAATCGCGGGCACCACTCTCGCGGGCGCGCTCGCCCGCAACGGTCACCCGGTCACCGTGTACGAACGCCAAAGCCGAACGGGTACAGGCGCTTTCGTCACCCTCGACCAGGTCGCACAGGACACGCTACTCGAACTCGGCATCGCCTCCGCACGACTCGACGAAGCGGCGCACCCGATCTCAGGCGTGCACTATCACTATTTACCCGAATCCCGGCAGATCGCGCCCAATCGCGGCCACCGCCTGTTCACCCGGCCCGACCTGATGCGGCTGCTCACCGAATTCGCCGATACCGCAGGGATTTCCATTCATCATGGATATACCGTCACCGAAATAGACAGTGCCACAGGCACTATTTACAGCGATGGCCGAGCTCTCGGCACCGACGAACTGGTAATCGCCGCGGACGGAATCGATTCCCTCGTCCGCGCCCACATCGAACCCGATCGCGTACCCGTATTCGCGGGCCAGACCGTCATGTACGGGATCAGCGACCATCCGGTCCCCCTGCCCACCGAGCCCGGCGTGCTGCACTTCGACGGCGTCCTCGCCGATACGCCCATGCCGCGCAGCACATTCGGCCACCTGTGGAACGACACCGGCGTCTTCTGGTTCGCCCGCCTGACCCAGGATCCGATTCCGCAGCAGGACATCGGCTTCCACCCGACGGCCGAATTGTCGAGCACCGTACTGGCCACCGCACCATCCGCCGCCGACCTCATCGAAATCATCCTGGCGAACACCTCGACCGTCCACATCTCCAACACCCGCAACGTCCCCTTCGCCGACGCCCGACCCCCGCAACTCCCCGTAATCCTCTGCGGCGACGCCGATCACGCGATAACTCCCGCCGCGGCGAGAGGCGCCCGCGAGGCCATCGAAGACGCCGCCGCCCTGACCCACGCCATCCTCACCGACCGCGACCCCGCCGAAGCCATGTCCACCCGCCGCGCCCAAATCACCACCGACCGCGACCAACTCACCCGCACCTTCCGCACCCGCCGCTGACCCAACGACCCTCACCCGCGCGCAAGACCACACACCCTGCCCCGTCAACGCGTCATCGAAAACCGCGATCCCACCGATCTCCCCGGCGAAGTGATTACCCGGCCCCCGCGTCAACCGCACCGACACAGTGGTATCCGGATTCGACTGTCTGCCAGACGATTACGGAGTGGATGAACCGGGGCGGTTGATGTGGACGGTTACGGGGTCGGGACCGCTGGCCTCGATTGTGGCTGTGCGCGCACCTGGCGGGGATGTGACGGTTCCGTGGTCGGCCCTTATTTCGTATCCGTTCGGGTAAGCCAGGTCGGAGATGTAGATTTCGGTTGGTTTGGTGGATGGGCGCGGGGCGTAGGTGTACGTGAAGGTTCCGTTGGACGGGTCGTAGGACATTTGATGCGGGGTGCCTGCGGTCGCCTGTGGGTACGTGCGAATCAGCTGGGCGCCGAGGTCGCCGGAGAACGGGTCTGGTTTATCGCCGCCGGGGCCGAAGATCGACTGATAGTGCCAGTACTGCCAGCCGATGAAGTGTTCGTCGGCGTGGGTGAGCGTGTTGTGCAGGACGGTTACGTCACCGTCGCCGAATTCGGTGACCAGCGTTGGGATTCCGGTGCGCTGGGTGAAGGAGTCGATATTCGACCAGGTTTTGTCTTGCTGGACCGAGCACAGCCCGCGCAACTCCTCGGGTAGCCCGAGATAGATGGCGAGCTGACTCGGGATGCAGTAGTCGTGCGGTGCGAAGACGATATTCGGCGCGGTGATGGGCGGATTCTTGCCGAGGTTGGTGGGCATCGTCTCGTTCCAGGTCACATTCGGCTCCCAGAACAGCGGGATCGTCGCGTTGGATGTGCGTGCCGCATCGGTGAGCCGCTGCATCGCCGCCTGATATTTGGCGTCGAAATCCGGGCAGCCGTCGGGAAAGCATGCCGTGAATGCCGAACCGGGCCACGGCTCGTTCATCAGCTCGATGCCGAGCACCCCTGGGTGGCCGTTCATCTTGGCGGCCAGAGCGCCCAGCGCGGTGCCGAGATAATCCAACACCCCGTGCGTGTTGTTCCACACCTCGTCCCAGCCGCTGTTCATGCTCGGCATCAGGTAATACAGCGGGAATCCGGGATTCGGCTCCCACGGATCCGGGCGCGCCTCGATCGCCCATTCCGGAAATCCGTTGCCGCCCCAGATCTTCGACAAACCGTCCTGATGATCGTCGAGCAGGGTGTAGATGCCGTGCGCGGCCAGCATATCGACCACCGCCGCGACCCGGTCCAGGAATTCGCCGTCGACAACGCCGCGCGTCGGCATCAACGCCTCGAAGCCGACGCCGAGCCGCACGGTGTTGAAACCGTGCCGCGCCAACAACTCCGCATCCTTTTCGCCGACGGTGAATCCGTCGCCGAGCCGCACGAACGGCGCCTCCTTGTGCACGTTGTTCACGCCGTGCAACAGCACCGTTCGCCCGAATTCATCGATCAGCGCATTCCCCTCGACATGCAGCGCACCGATCGAAGCCGGTGCGGCCTCGGCACCGGCGATGAAGCTCGAGCAGAGCGACAGCACCACCAATACCGGCACGATGAACATTCGCCGCGATATCTTCACGAGATTCCCTTTGGTCGTCCGAGACAAAGAGTGTCTCCCGAACCGGCCGCGGAATCGAAATGTTCTGGGCCGAAAGACAACTGGGGAACGGACCGCCGCGCAACCGCGAAGACCATGGCGTACTACACACGCGTGTAGTAAAGTAACCGTGCGTGTAGCCAGGTACACACACGGATAGGCGACAAGATGGCACCACCCACGGCCCCCGAGGACCTCACCGCGCGCGCCCGCATCCGGGACGCGGCATTCCATCACTTCGGCGAGTACGGCTTCGACGCGGCGACCATCCGGGGCATCGCCGAAACCGCAGGCGTCTCATCGGGTTTGATTCGGCACCACTTCGGCTCCAAGGAGGCGTTGCGCGACGCGTGCGACGCGTACCTGGCCAGGTCACTGGAGCAGATCAATGATCAGGTCGGCGCCGACCCGGCACTGGGCGAGGTCAACTACGTCGCGGTCGGCACGGCGGCCTTCGGGCCCTACCAGCGCTACCTGGCGCGGGCACTCGTCGAAGGACGGGCCGCGCCGTTCTACGACAAACTCGTCGAACTCGCCGAGCACTGGCTCATCGAACTCGACAAGAAGCGCACGGACGCACCCGAGGTGCCCGCCACCGCACGCGCGGCGGTGGGCGCGGCCATGGCGCTGTCGGTCACCGTGCTGCGCGACCACGTGCAGCGCACACTCGGCATCGACCTCACCAGCCGCGAGGGCAGCGATCTGCTCGCGCGGGTACTGCTCGATCTCTACTCGCACCCCTACCTCAGCGTCGAAGAAGCGGCCGCCATTCGCGACCGTTTACCAAAGATCTGAATTCACAACATAATTCGAGAAGGTCACCATGACTGACGCGATTTCGGTCAGCGGTTTGGTCAAGACATTCGGCCACACCCGCGCCCTCGACGGACTCGACCTGCGAGTCCGCACCGGCGAGGTGCACGGCTTCCTCGGCCCGAACGGCGCGGGCAAGAGCACCACCCTGCGGATCCTGCTCGGACTGCTCCGTGCGGACGGGGGCGAGGCGCGGCTGCTCGGCGGCGATCCGTGGCGTGACGCCACCGCCCTGCACCGCAGGCTCGCGTACGTCCCGGGCGATGTCGCGCTGCCGCCATCGCTGTCCGGCGGCGAGATGATAGATCTGCTGCTGCAACTGCGCGGCGGCGCGAATCTCGTTCGGCGACAACAACTCATCGAACGTTTCGACCTCGATCCGCGCACCAGGACCCGCGCCTATTCGAAGGGCAACCGACAGAAGGTCGCGTTGATCGCGGCGCTGGCCGCCGATGTCGAACTGCTGATCCTCGACGAACCGACCTCCGGCCTGGATCCCTTGATGGAGTCGGCATTCCGCGAAACCGTCAACGAGGAGCGGGCACACGGCCGCACCGTGCTGCTGTCCAGCCACATCCTGGCCGAGGTGGAGGCGCTGTGCGATCGGCTGACGCTCATCCGCGACGGCCGCACCGTCGACACCGGAACACTCGCCGAGCTGCGACACCTCTCGCGCACCGCTATCGAGGCCGAATTGACCGGCCCCGCAAGCGAACTCGCTGAGCTACCGGGAGTGCACGAACTGCGCGCAGTCGGCGATCGGGTCTGCTTCGAGGTCGACA
This region includes:
- a CDS encoding beta-galactosidase — protein: MNRRRFLGISALSPLAAMAVTGTIPARAAGHSFGFAADGSAFLLDGKPFQIRSGEMHPARIPVEYWRHRIRMAKAMGMNTIALYIMWNYLEEQEGVFDFTTDRRDFEGFIKLCQQEDMWVLLRPGPYVCGEWDLGGIPSYLLRNADIKLRVKSADDPHYLAAVRRYFDQLIPRVRPLMIGNGGPILMIQIENEYGSYGNDPGYPAEIRQLWVDGGIDGPFYTEDGLDQVRSNHSNVSGGAIALSGGNASAIAEARKAFPAVPAMAGEVYPGWLTHWGDATFQGADSDISADLKAFMEQGLSFNIYVIHGGTSFGFFAGANADNSSGNYQPDITSYDYCAPITEQGVATDRYRTYRNIIGSHLTTPLPDIPEPIPTLPAETFTPEPYASVWDNLPAALPADQTDDPRPFEMYGQNFGFALYRKPLTGYTGATLDIRWVHDYATVFLNGRYAGGFSRARIPDELSIGLNVTNNNEPLTLRDPGSTGSEPVLDILVEGMGRTNFGHAMVDRKGILETVSLRNAGPLTGWQVFLLPMDEPYIAGLTPTVSDPGRPGLFFAATVTLTTVADTYLDMSGWTKGFVYVNDRNLGRYWTIGPQRRLFCPGPWLREGENRIIVFDLHQTEAKPITFAPTLS
- a CDS encoding TIM-barrel domain-containing protein — its product is MPTAGADSAGQLTDLTGVVVDGSMTTLSAGSAAVRVSFPNSRAVRVHLAPDGQFTDPAGDKIVLPTGTAPAVPNRVDRGDYWALSTDKLTLRAYKHPLRFALYDAADTRQIWAETAPLSWTQDSATQSLGRGEQEQFFGGGEQNGRFSHGDQTIKIFADDNWNDGGAPNSQPFYLSSNGYGVLRNTFAPGEYAFADPVRTTHKERRFDAIYVVGDHPEQVISAYTALVGRPFLPPIYGLEMGDSDCYLHNANRGERHTMDAVKIADGYVQNQIPNGWMLVNDGYGCGYENLRQVGEGLRNDGMQLGLWTENGLPHQDEEVKAGVRVRKLDVAWVGPGYQFALDGCDTAHRGIEDNSDARGFVWTPVSWAGAQRCAVLWSGDQSGSYDYIRWQIPTYAGSAMSGIAYNTGDVDGIFGGSPQTYTRDLQWKAFLPTIMSMDGWAPADKQPWRYGEPYTSINRKYLQLKERLLPYSYSYAVEANRTGVGQIRPLALAYPDDPATWGDQARYEFLCGKDFLVAPVYSDTEVRDGIYLPEGTWIDYWTGRTWTGPTTVDGYSAPLDTLPLFVRAGAVVPMWPDGTRSWRTRDTGVLDLDVYPQAEGAFTLTEDDGVTRAYQQGQQATQDFTVRTPDSGVEVTIGANVGSYQGKPAARRYELAVHTGSAPDAVRTDAGALTQRASKADLDSAPNGWWYDENDRGGIVYVKTDPVDAAASATVWLTGGSDSGFRTGSARR
- a CDS encoding flavodoxin family protein, which translates into the protein MKALIVCVSVSHGNTRKIADVMGQVLQARVVEPEQVDIAELADYDLIGFGSGIFFQAFHPRLRQFVRSLPEAERGRAFVFSTSGFPPVFRPFVRLVERKGFEVADTFSCRALDTMPPFKLVGGVNKDRPNAEDLAAAHAFAEGLRSRAETATRAR
- a CDS encoding FAD-dependent oxidoreductase, which translates into the protein MVTVIGGGIAGTTLAGALARNGHPVTVYERQSRTGTGAFVTLDQVAQDTLLELGIASARLDEAAHPISGVHYHYLPESRQIAPNRGHRLFTRPDLMRLLTEFADTAGISIHHGYTVTEIDSATGTIYSDGRALGTDELVIAADGIDSLVRAHIEPDRVPVFAGQTVMYGISDHPVPLPTEPGVLHFDGVLADTPMPRSTFGHLWNDTGVFWFARLTQDPIPQQDIGFHPTAELSSTVLATAPSAADLIEIILANTSTVHISNTRNVPFADARPPQLPVILCGDADHAITPAAARGAREAIEDAAALTHAILTDRDPAEAMSTRRAQITTDRDQLTRTFRTRR
- a CDS encoding cellulase family glycosylhydrolase — encoded protein: MKISRRMFIVPVLVVLSLCSSFIAGAEAAPASIGALHVEGNALIDEFGRTVLLHGVNNVHKEAPFVRLGDGFTVGEKDAELLARHGFNTVRLGVGFEALMPTRGVVDGEFLDRVAAVVDMLAAHGIYTLLDDHQDGLSKIWGGNGFPEWAIEARPDPWEPNPGFPLYYLMPSMNSGWDEVWNNTHGVLDYLGTALGALAAKMNGHPGVLGIELMNEPWPGSAFTACFPDGCPDFDAKYQAAMQRLTDAARTSNATIPLFWEPNVTWNETMPTNLGKNPPITAPNIVFAPHDYCIPSQLAIYLGLPEELRGLCSVQQDKTWSNIDSFTQRTGIPTLVTEFGDGDVTVLHNTLTHADEHFIGWQYWHYQSIFGPGGDKPDPFSGDLGAQLIRTYPQATAGTPHQMSYDPSNGTFTYTYAPRPSTKPTEIYISDLAYPNGYEIRADHGTVTSPPGARTATIEASGPDPVTVHINRPGSSTP
- a CDS encoding TetR/AcrR family transcriptional regulator, producing the protein MAPPTAPEDLTARARIRDAAFHHFGEYGFDAATIRGIAETAGVSSGLIRHHFGSKEALRDACDAYLARSLEQINDQVGADPALGEVNYVAVGTAAFGPYQRYLARALVEGRAAPFYDKLVELAEHWLIELDKKRTDAPEVPATARAAVGAAMALSVTVLRDHVQRTLGIDLTSREGSDLLARVLLDLYSHPYLSVEEAAAIRDRLPKI
- a CDS encoding ABC transporter ATP-binding protein — protein: MTDAISVSGLVKTFGHTRALDGLDLRVRTGEVHGFLGPNGAGKSTTLRILLGLLRADGGEARLLGGDPWRDATALHRRLAYVPGDVALPPSLSGGEMIDLLLQLRGGANLVRRQQLIERFDLDPRTRTRAYSKGNRQKVALIAALAADVELLILDEPTSGLDPLMESAFRETVNEERAHGRTVLLSSHILAEVEALCDRLTLIRDGRTVDTGTLAELRHLSRTAIEAELTGPASELAELPGVHELRAVGDRVCFEVDTELLDPVLRTLAAIGVRSLVSRPPTLEELFLRYYSSHAVR